From the Desulfovibrio sp. JY genome, one window contains:
- a CDS encoding glutamine synthetase family protein: MAVFHCKNADDVLRAVKDYNVSFIQFWFIDVLGVLKSFQITPRELENAFEEGMGFDGSSITGFTKIQESDMVAFPDPATFQLVAWRPSDRPVARLFCDVKNPDGTPFAADSRYVLKRMVKKAADLGFTYYVGPELEFFLFANSTQPQILDYGGYFDAPPRDLANDVRRDINFALESMGVAVEYSHHEVAPSQHEIDLRYQEGLLMADYAQTYRVVVKEIARKHGCYATFMPKPLFGENGSGMHCHQSLFRGSKNAFYDASDVYHLSAEAKSYIAGLLRHAPEFALITNQWVNSYKRLVPGYEAPVYIAWARRNRSALIRVPMYKPGKEAATRIELRSPDPACNLYLCFAAMLGAGLKGIEEGYELAPPIEENIFKMTEEEMAAKGISSLPGSLREAVDHLEKSELMREVLGDHLHAALLENKKAEWDAYRTQVTEWEIERYLPIL; this comes from the coding sequence ATGGCGGTATTTCACTGCAAAAACGCGGACGATGTGCTGCGGGCCGTGAAGGATTACAACGTTTCGTTTATCCAGTTCTGGTTCATCGATGTTCTGGGCGTGCTCAAAAGCTTCCAGATTACGCCCCGTGAACTTGAAAACGCCTTCGAGGAGGGCATGGGCTTCGACGGCTCCTCCATCACGGGGTTCACCAAAATCCAGGAATCGGACATGGTGGCCTTTCCCGATCCGGCCACCTTCCAGCTTGTCGCCTGGCGGCCCTCCGACCGTCCGGTGGCCAGGCTTTTTTGCGACGTGAAAAATCCTGACGGTACGCCCTTTGCCGCCGACTCCCGCTACGTGCTCAAGCGGATGGTCAAAAAAGCCGCCGACCTCGGCTTCACCTATTACGTGGGGCCGGAACTGGAATTTTTTCTGTTCGCCAATTCGACCCAGCCGCAGATCCTGGACTACGGCGGCTATTTCGACGCCCCGCCGCGCGATCTGGCCAACGATGTGCGCCGCGACATCAATTTCGCCCTGGAATCCATGGGCGTGGCCGTGGAGTACAGCCACCACGAGGTGGCCCCGAGCCAGCACGAGATCGACCTGCGCTACCAGGAAGGCCTCCTCATGGCCGACTACGCCCAGACCTACCGGGTGGTGGTTAAGGAGATCGCCCGCAAGCACGGCTGCTACGCCACCTTCATGCCCAAACCGCTTTTCGGGGAAAACGGCTCGGGCATGCATTGCCACCAGTCGCTTTTCCGGGGCTCGAAAAACGCCTTCTACGACGCCTCCGACGTCTACCACCTGTCGGCCGAGGCCAAGAGCTACATCGCGGGACTGCTGCGCCATGCCCCGGAATTCGCGCTTATCACCAACCAGTGGGTCAACTCCTACAAGCGGCTGGTGCCGGGCTACGAAGCCCCGGTCTACATCGCCTGGGCCCGGCGCAACCGTTCGGCGCTCATCCGGGTGCCCATGTACAAGCCGGGCAAGGAAGCGGCCACGCGCATCGAGCTGCGAAGCCCGGACCCGGCCTGCAACCTCTACCTGTGCTTCGCGGCCATGCTCGGCGCGGGGCTCAAGGGTATCGAGGAAGGCTACGAGCTGGCTCCGCCCATCGAGGAGAACATCTTCAAGATGACCGAGGAGGAAATGGCGGCCAAGGGCATTTCCTCGTTGCCGGGCAGCCTGCGCGAGGCCGTGGACCATCTGGAAAAAAGCGAACTCATGCGCGAAGTGCTCGGCGACCACCTGCACGCGGCGCTGCTCGAAAACAAGAAGGCCGAATGGGACGCCTACCGGACCCAGGTCACGGAATGGGAAATCGAGCGCTACCTGCCGATTTTGTAG
- a CDS encoding ammonium transporter — protein MAHRRNLYKMGAIAALAVLALPALALAQEEAAKPEFLSIMNGNTMWTLVAATLVMFMQAGFAMVETGLTRAKNAGNILMKNMFDFAAGSIAFFLIGYALMFGDDIGGFLGFSNFGLSHANTASADGLWNYTYWFFQCVFAATAVTIVSGAIAERTKFMAYLFVSVVVTALIYPISGHWIWGGGWLSKFDAPMIDFAGSTVVHSVGGWIALAGAMLMGPRIGKYTADGVSRAIQGHNLPLVALGVFILWFGWFGFNPGSTTAATGNIGLIAVTTNLAACAAALTAMMTSWIRYGKPDVSMSLNGVLAGLVAITAGCANVSPMGAIIIGLCAGILVVLSVEFIDKVLKIDDPVGAISVHGVCGAFGTLMVGLLASPDFGGVAGLLYGGGMAQFITQVIGVGAVFIWAFGTGFITFSLLKATIGIRVTEEEELKGLDITEHGSEAYSGFQIFITE, from the coding sequence ATGGCACACAGACGGAATCTCTACAAAATGGGCGCGATCGCGGCTCTGGCCGTTTTGGCCCTGCCCGCGCTGGCCCTGGCCCAGGAAGAGGCCGCCAAGCCCGAGTTTCTGTCCATCATGAACGGCAACACCATGTGGACGCTCGTGGCCGCCACGCTGGTCATGTTCATGCAGGCCGGCTTCGCCATGGTCGAAACGGGCCTGACCCGGGCGAAAAACGCCGGCAACATTCTCATGAAGAACATGTTCGACTTCGCCGCCGGCTCCATCGCCTTTTTCCTGATCGGCTACGCCCTGATGTTCGGCGACGACATCGGCGGCTTCCTCGGCTTCTCCAACTTCGGCCTGTCCCACGCCAATACCGCCTCCGCCGACGGCCTGTGGAACTACACCTACTGGTTCTTCCAGTGCGTGTTCGCCGCCACCGCCGTCACCATCGTCTCCGGCGCCATTGCCGAACGTACCAAATTCATGGCCTATCTGTTCGTCAGCGTCGTGGTCACCGCGCTGATCTACCCCATCTCCGGCCACTGGATCTGGGGCGGCGGCTGGCTGTCCAAGTTCGACGCGCCCATGATCGACTTCGCCGGCTCCACCGTGGTCCACTCCGTGGGCGGTTGGATCGCCCTGGCCGGCGCCATGCTCATGGGACCGCGCATCGGCAAATACACCGCCGACGGCGTCTCCCGGGCCATCCAGGGCCATAACCTGCCCCTGGTCGCCCTTGGCGTCTTCATCCTCTGGTTCGGCTGGTTCGGGTTCAACCCCGGCTCCACCACCGCCGCCACCGGCAACATCGGCCTCATCGCCGTGACCACCAACCTGGCCGCCTGCGCCGCTGCGCTGACCGCCATGATGACGTCCTGGATCCGCTACGGCAAACCCGACGTCTCCATGTCCCTTAACGGCGTCCTGGCCGGTCTGGTCGCCATCACCGCCGGCTGCGCCAACGTCTCGCCCATGGGCGCCATCATCATCGGGCTTTGCGCCGGCATCCTGGTGGTCCTGTCCGTCGAATTCATCGACAAGGTCCTCAAGATCGACGACCCGGTCGGCGCCATCTCCGTGCACGGCGTGTGCGGCGCCTTCGGCACCCTGATGGTGGGCCTGCTCGCCAGCCCCGATTTCGGCGGCGTGGCCGGCCTGCTCTACGGCGGCGGCATGGCCCAGTTCATCACCCAGGTCATCGGCGTGGGCGCGGTGTTCATCTGGGCCTTTGGCACCGGTTTCATCACCTTCTCCCTGCTCAAGGCCACCATCGGCATCCGGGTCACCGAGGAAGAAGAGCTCAAGGGGCTCGACATCACCGAGCACGGCTCCGAGGCCTACAGCGGCTTCCAGATCTTCATCACCGAGTAA
- a CDS encoding P-II family nitrogen regulator yields the protein MKLVIAYFRPEILNAVKQALYAKGIHGMSVTNIAGCGRQKGYTEQYRGVIVEVNLLKKVRLEVACADGKVTDVMDAISAGAKTGKEGDGMIFVQDICDARRIRTGETGNGILG from the coding sequence ATGAAACTCGTCATCGCCTATTTTCGGCCTGAAATACTCAATGCCGTCAAGCAGGCCCTGTACGCCAAGGGCATTCACGGCATGTCCGTCACCAACATTGCCGGCTGCGGCCGCCAGAAGGGCTACACCGAGCAGTATCGCGGCGTCATCGTCGAGGTGAACCTGCTTAAGAAAGTGCGCCTGGAAGTCGCCTGCGCCGATGGCAAGGTCACCGACGTCATGGACGCCATCTCCGCCGGAGCCAAGACCGGCAAGGAAGGCGACGGCATGATCTTCGTCCAGGACATCTGCGACGCCCGCCGCATCCGTACCGGCGAGACCGGCAACGGCATCCTGGGCTAG
- a CDS encoding SGNH/GDSL hydrolase family protein — MKKKKLLVFLACGGIVLLSVLALYYKQGWNAADGQLREIAHNVDTVNSVIKDLRGLYARGRADVILRQIQSQHGDLLIVFGDSIVEQMFFPEISGYNVLNAGISGARALDAKPFLQKLLALSHGPLVVLAMGTNDALDQHAASPEQFAAGYEDLARTILASGRKLVLVTVPPMEPGKAASSQLNGDRLKAYNAVIRDVGRRTGAVVADVDAALTKRQAGRTESFTLDGVHLDAGAAAVWRDTVYAAIRRQLGG; from the coding sequence TTGAAAAAGAAAAAACTTCTCGTGTTCTTGGCGTGCGGCGGCATCGTACTGCTGTCGGTGCTGGCCCTGTATTACAAGCAGGGCTGGAATGCCGCCGATGGGCAGTTGCGGGAAATCGCGCACAACGTCGATACCGTGAACTCGGTGATCAAGGACCTTCGCGGGTTGTATGCGCGCGGACGGGCCGATGTCATATTACGGCAGATCCAGTCCCAGCACGGCGACCTGCTTATCGTGTTTGGCGACAGCATCGTCGAACAGATGTTTTTCCCGGAAATATCCGGCTACAATGTCCTCAATGCCGGCATTTCCGGGGCCAGGGCGCTCGATGCCAAGCCGTTTCTGCAAAAACTCCTGGCCCTCTCCCATGGCCCCCTGGTCGTCCTGGCCATGGGCACCAACGACGCGCTCGACCAGCATGCGGCCAGCCCGGAGCAATTCGCCGCCGGATACGAGGATCTGGCCCGAACGATCCTGGCCAGCGGGCGCAAGCTCGTCCTGGTCACCGTGCCGCCCATGGAGCCGGGAAAGGCCGCATCCAGCCAGCTCAACGGCGACCGCCTCAAGGCCTACAATGCCGTCATCCGGGACGTCGGCCGGCGCACCGGAGCCGTGGTGGCCGACGTGGACGCCGCGCTGACCAAACGCCAGGCCGGCCGCACGGAATCGTTCACCCTGGACGGCGTGCACCTCGACGCCGGAGCCGCCGCCGTCTGGCGCGACACCGTCTACGCCGCCATCCGCCGACAGCTCGGCGGCTGA
- a CDS encoding response regulator, whose translation MDAPGPGEKRHFRQFCDALPEAAMLVDAAGRVCHANAGALRLFGNVCGHSCPLPGPAEPGADWEWANGTRLYRIRRIRLVAADGGLFFLDWIQDASELATFRTQLARCQRQFSAVVDNLMEGVVIAVRGKLVYVNPFMERLTGHDAATLCARPFTEFLHEEDRAGVLGNHTRRLAGQSAPPGQVFRIVTRSGGIRWVQAVSARIEWEDAPASVSLLFDITSQRQAQLTLADLVRDQDSRIASRTASLREANRTLEAANERLSREIEEHERTARKLITARRKANQASKAKSIFLANMSHEIRTPLNVILGMADLALRPDSQGQVDHVRALEMIREAGASLRTLLGDLLDLSRIEAGRLDLEAIPFSPGRVLDAALAGHAVLAARQGLALAAHVAADVPETLIGDPGRLGQVLGNLIGNALKFTPSGRIDVSVRREDACTGDACRDRESVSLLFSVRDTGVGIDPEKKEAIFQSFRQADESINRQYGGTGLGLAICRRLVGLLGGRIWVGSQPGEGSEFSFTARFALPRAGEVSASEDTAATCQTTMPPQPLPPLDILLAEDSALSAEMLMAFLIPRGHRVTRVGNGREALDALAMGRFDLVLMDIRMPVMDGLAATRAIRDGQVEGCDPGLPILALTAHGAIEDRERILAAGATDYLSKPVNLDRLLAVMAKVMSGQGGLAPQAAGLAPQAGEGTGDGEAGEVPFDAGRAEALDNLGGDRDLYERLVAVFLRDTPDDLERLRAALDGGDTETTVLVAHALKGNAAVVGASPASARARALEHAARQGQTEALPVLYEPLAAAFGRALDGFAAEGIEPAAS comes from the coding sequence ATGGATGCGCCCGGTCCTGGCGAGAAGCGGCATTTCCGACAATTTTGCGATGCGCTCCCCGAGGCGGCCATGCTCGTGGACGCCGCCGGCCGGGTTTGCCATGCCAATGCCGGGGCTCTGCGTCTTTTCGGCAACGTGTGCGGCCACTCCTGTCCCCTGCCCGGGCCGGCGGAGCCGGGGGCCGATTGGGAATGGGCCAACGGGACGCGCCTGTACCGCATCCGGCGCATCCGGCTGGTGGCTGCCGACGGCGGCCTTTTCTTCCTGGATTGGATACAGGACGCCTCCGAACTGGCGACGTTTCGGACCCAACTCGCCCGCTGCCAGCGACAGTTCTCGGCCGTCGTCGACAACCTCATGGAAGGCGTGGTCATCGCGGTCAGGGGCAAGCTGGTCTACGTCAATCCCTTCATGGAGCGGCTGACGGGCCACGATGCGGCCACCTTGTGTGCCCGCCCCTTCACCGAGTTCCTCCACGAAGAGGACCGTGCCGGTGTCCTCGGGAACCACACGCGGCGGCTGGCCGGCCAGTCCGCGCCCCCGGGCCAGGTTTTCCGCATCGTGACGCGAAGCGGCGGCATCCGCTGGGTGCAGGCCGTTTCGGCCCGCATCGAGTGGGAGGATGCGCCGGCCTCCGTCAGCCTGTTGTTCGACATCACCAGCCAACGCCAGGCCCAGTTGACCCTGGCCGACCTCGTCCGTGACCAGGATTCCCGCATCGCCAGCCGCACCGCCAGCCTGCGCGAGGCCAACCGCACCCTGGAAGCCGCCAACGAAAGACTTTCCCGCGAGATCGAGGAGCACGAGCGCACCGCCCGCAAACTCATCACCGCCCGCAGGAAGGCCAACCAGGCATCCAAGGCCAAGTCCATATTCCTGGCCAACATGAGCCACGAGATCAGAACGCCCTTAAACGTCATCCTGGGCATGGCCGATCTGGCCCTGAGGCCGGACAGCCAGGGGCAGGTGGACCACGTGCGGGCGCTCGAGATGATCCGCGAGGCCGGCGCGTCCCTGCGCACGCTCCTTGGCGACCTGCTCGACCTGTCCCGCATCGAGGCCGGCCGGCTCGATCTCGAGGCCATCCCCTTTTCCCCGGGCCGGGTCCTGGACGCCGCTCTGGCGGGGCATGCGGTGTTGGCCGCGCGCCAGGGGCTGGCGCTTGCGGCCCATGTCGCCGCGGACGTGCCGGAAACCCTCATCGGCGATCCCGGCCGGCTCGGGCAGGTGCTCGGCAATCTGATCGGCAATGCCCTCAAATTCACGCCTTCGGGGCGCATCGACGTGTCCGTGCGTCGGGAAGACGCTTGCACGGGGGACGCCTGCCGTGACCGGGAGTCGGTGAGCCTGCTCTTTTCCGTGCGCGACACCGGGGTGGGCATCGATCCGGAGAAGAAAGAGGCCATTTTTCAAAGCTTCCGCCAGGCCGACGAGTCCATCAACCGGCAGTACGGGGGCACGGGCCTGGGGCTGGCCATCTGCCGCCGCCTGGTCGGCCTGCTTGGCGGCCGCATCTGGGTCGGCAGCCAACCGGGGGAGGGCAGCGAGTTTTCCTTCACCGCCCGCTTCGCCCTGCCGCGCGCGGGGGAGGTCTCCGCGTCGGAGGATACGGCCGCGACGTGCCAGACCACGATGCCTCCGCAGCCGTTGCCGCCCCTGGACATCCTGCTGGCCGAGGATTCGGCGCTTTCCGCGGAAATGCTCATGGCGTTCCTTATCCCCCGGGGGCACCGCGTCACCCGGGTGGGCAATGGCCGGGAAGCCTTGGATGCCCTGGCCATGGGCCGCTTCGATCTCGTGCTCATGGATATTCGCATGCCGGTCATGGACGGCCTGGCCGCCACCCGGGCCATCCGGGACGGGCAGGTGGAAGGGTGCGACCCGGGGTTGCCCATTCTGGCCCTGACCGCCCACGGAGCCATCGAGGACCGGGAGCGCATCCTGGCGGCCGGGGCCACGGATTATCTGTCCAAGCCCGTCAATCTGGACCGGCTGCTCGCGGTCATGGCCAAGGTGATGTCAGGGCAGGGCGGCTTGGCGCCGCAAGCGGCCGGGCTCGCGCCCCAGGCTGGGGAGGGGACGGGGGATGGCGAGGCCGGGGAGGTCCCGTTCGATGCCGGACGCGCCGAGGCCCTGGACAACCTCGGCGGCGACCGGGATCTCTACGAGCGGCTTGTCGCCGTTTTCTTGCGGGATACGCCGGACGACCTGGAGCGGTTGCGGGCGGCCCTCGACGGCGGCGACACGGAGACCACGGTCCTTGTCGCCCATGCGCTCAAGGGCAACGCCGCCGTGGTCGGGGCAAGCCCGGCCTCGGCCCGGGCCAGGGCGCTGGAGCATGCCGCCCGCCAGGGACAAACGGAAGCGTTGCCGGTCCTCTACGAGCCCTTGGCGGCGGCGTTCGGCCGGGCCCTCGACGGATTTGCCGCCGAGGGGATCGAGCCGGCGGCGTCCTAG